The Toxorhynchites rutilus septentrionalis strain SRP chromosome 3, ASM2978413v1, whole genome shotgun sequence genome includes a region encoding these proteins:
- the LOC129776465 gene encoding outer mitochondrial transmembrane helix translocase-like produces MSGSSITRNEVVQFVLRISLVSVVTYYSAKWLMKNLDPTNKSKKKAIERAEEILKILGPNMKKSALSNLNDYELVIASHLVVPENISVSWNSIAGLDHVCQEIKESIVFPVCNRDMFPASSLYQAPKGVLLYGPPGCGKTLIAKATAKEAAMRFINLDVAMLTDKWYGESQKLASAVFSLAVKIQPCVIFIDEIDSFLRARNSSDHEATAMMKTQFMMLWDGLNTESDSTVIVMGATNRPQDLDKAILRRMPAQFHIGLPNEEQRLKILQLILAQEKISDDVELPSLARMTNNFSGSDLREMCRNASVYRIRKVLREKCREMAAIPNGTANGACTTGAGTPMLDEVPAITLDDLIESFRNMKHSKYNSGHINDARIDLD; encoded by the exons ATGTCGGGGTCAAGTATCACACGCAACGAGGTCGTACAGTTTGTGCTGCGAATTTCGTTGGTTTCCGTCGTCACTTACTATTCGGCCAAATGGctcatgaaaaatttagaccCAACCAACAAAAGCAAAAAGAAGGCTATCGAGAGGGCGGAGGAAATTCTGAAAAT ACTGGGTCCCAATATGAAAAAGTCGGCACTGAGCAATCTTAACGATTACGAGTTGGTGATAGCATCGCACTTGGTGGTTCCGGAGAACATCAGTGTCAGTTGGAATAGCATTGCCGGATTGGATCACGTTTGTCAGGAGATTAAGGAGAGTATAGTGTTCCCCGTATGTAATCGAGATATGTTCCCGGCCTCATCGCTTTATCAAGCACCTAAAGGGGTACTGCTGTATGGACCGCCAG GATGCGGCAAAACTTTGATCGCTAAAGCTACTGCTAAGGAGGCCGCAATGCGTTTCATTAATTTGGACGTAGCGATGTTGACCGACAAATGGTACGGGGAGTCACAAAAATTAGCATCTGCTGTTTTCTCGCTGGCAGTTAAAATCCAACCATGTGTTATCTTCATCGATGAAATCGATTCATTTCTGCGAGCCCGGAACTCTTCCGATCACGAAGCAACTGCCATGATGAAGACGCAGTTTATGATGCTGTGGGATGGATTAAATACTGAATCCGATTCGACAGTTATAGTTATGGGTGCTACCAATCGTCCACAAGATTTGGATAAAGCGATTCTGCGACGAATGCCAGCACAGTTCCACATCGGACTGCCGAACGAAGAACAGCGGTTGAAAATCTTGCAGTTGATACTAGCTCAGGAAAAAATATCCGATGATGTTGAACTCCCGAGCTTGGCACGGATGACGAACAATTTCTCCGGATCCGATCTGAGGGAAATGTGTCGAAATGCGTCGGTTTATCGTATTCGCAAGGTTTTGCGAGAGAAATGTAGGGAAATGGCAGCGATACCAAACGGAACGGCAAACGGAGCCTGCACTACGGGTGCCGGAACACCTATGCTGGATGAAGTTCCTGCAATTACGTTGGATGATTTGATCGAATCGTTTCGCAATATGAAGCACTCCAAATACAATTCGGGACACATTAACGATGCTCGCATCGATTTAGATTGA